A DNA window from Drosophila sechellia strain sech25 chromosome X, ASM438219v1, whole genome shotgun sequence contains the following coding sequences:
- the LOC6618028 gene encoding uncharacterized protein LOC6618028 has protein sequence MERRRPRKSSRKYVRSKSNPSVGGGVAEGSPSALPATAKAVLLQPDGNKAPTMMTSLLGERLKRVSRIARAPHSLQVTENPEEGGAPIVPLRESGASVVSEVNPGVMVIPEAASPRGSAVHGPHASLVFSAGARDSDSTRVSEEVVDVFRTSSARTTSNEPAGGNLRFESTPVAIDGNISFSPNAIYDQNRYSSMMSNGDYNNGNRGISERSLGACHHGWAMRQQQAAAGPAGRDTLGFAISLGAANLGQDRCSLGVACDEDCGYGTGCDFGCGQAHGVDPGSFLGSGTMGTGPLTLATGSGGPPVQSALRGAQGGGYKPVGAGQRGTFGTDFGSEQLNFFITFLLEVLGVLVFFAICTITFWITLGYHVVQLLVDLKNADRNIQVAVAIVFGLLLVAFAISQVTNLSGSCCHSRDRARSRAKSGGIGFFHRSTKAKTKSCASKAKTCAHKPKIKKAATCGPSLGFHTHRKTRYTDCEGRAIFLSSRRYAIPTEMKQPPTIVLWMRDTLARMLQ, from the exons ATGGAGAGGCGAAGACCCCGAAAGTCCTCGCGTAAATACGTGCGCTCCAAATCGAATCCATCAGTTGGAGGAGGAGTAGCGGAAGGCAGTCCTTCAGCATTGCCTGCCACCGCCAAAGCGGTACTCCTCCAGCCGGACGGTAATAAAGCACCCACCATGATGACATCCCTTCTGGGCGAACGACTTAAAAGAGTTTCTCGCATCGCAAGAGCTCCGCACAGCCTACAAGTTACCGAAAACCCAGAAGAAGGTGGAGCACCAATCGTACCACTAAGAGAATCCGGCGCATCGGTGGTGTCAGAAGTAAATCCGGGTGTTATGGTCATTCCGGAGGCGGCCAGTCCCCGGGGTTCGGCGGTGCACGGACCACACGCTAGCTTGGTCTTCAGTGCTGGAGCCAGGGATTCGGATAGTACGCGGGTATCGGAGGAAGTGGTAGATGTATTCCGAACCTCTTCGGCGAGAACCACATCCAATGAGCCCGCAGGGGGCAATCTGCGCTTTGAATCCACTCCCGTGGCTATAGACGGCAATATAAGCTTCTCCCCGAACGCCATCTACGATCAGAACAGGTATAGCAGCATGATGTCCAACGGGGAttacaacaatggcaacaggGGTATAAGTGAGAGGAGCTTGGGAGCCTGCCACCATGGCTGGGCGATGCGGCAACAACAAGCTGCCGCTGGACCTGCCGGCAGAGACACCCTGGGATTCGCCATCAGTCTGGGCGCCGCTAATTTGGGCCAGGACCGATGCAGTCTGGGCGTTGCATGCGATGAGGACTGTGGCTATGGAACTGGCTGTGATTTCGGATGCGGCCAGGCCCATGGCGTTGATCCCGGAAGCTTTCTAGGTTCGGGAACCATGGGTACTGGTCCCTTAACATTGGCAACGGGATCAGGAGGCCCACCTGTACAGAGCGCCCTGCGAGGAGCTCAAGGTGGAGGCTATAAGCCAGTTGGCGCCGGGCAGCGGGGAACTTTTGGAACAGATTTCGGAAGTGAACAGCTAAACTTCTTCATTACGTTCCTACTGGAGGTGCTCGGTGTTTTAGT TTTTTTTGCCATCTGCACGATAACATTTTGGATTACTCTGGGCTACCATGTTGTCCAGTTGCTGGTGGACCTAAAGAACGCCGATCGCAACATTCAGGTGGCGGTGGCCATTGTGTTCGGGCTGCTGCTCGTCGCGTTTGCCATATCGCAGGTGACGAACCTCAGTGGTTCCTGCTGTCATTCACGGGATCGAGCCCGTTCCAGGGCCAAAAGTGGTGGCATTGGCTTCTTCCACAGATCTACCAAGGCCAAGACCAAGAGCTGTGCCTCCAAAGCCAAGACCTGTGCTCACAAGCCGAAGATTAAGAAGGCAGCCACTTGTGGACCTAGCCTGGGCTTCCACACGCACCGCAAAACGAGGTACACGGATTGCGAGGGACGGGCAATTTTCTTGAGCTCCAGACGATATGCTATTCCGACTGAGATGAAACAACCACCCACCATTGTGCTCTGGATGCGCGACACACTGGCTCGCATGTTGCAGTAA